The genomic stretch ATTTAGTTACAGAGTTAAATGAAAATTGCAAAACAAATTAACAGACAAAGGCCTTTGGGCATTGTTTACATGACTATTTCAGGAACGCGAAAACTATATGACTGTTTCAGGAACGCGAAAACTATAAAAGGTTGGGTTCTCCCATCTTTCGTCGACCATGGCACATGGGGATTGATTGGGCGACTGGCGAGAACAGGCATCGCGCATCAGCAATAGACTACTTCAGTTTCCCACTACCAACTCAGGCTGTCTATACCGAAGTGCTACTACCAGTCTGGCAGTCTACCACCGAGCCCAGATCCATCTTCATCTGAGAGCGACATCACCACGTTAGCTCCTAACAATCTGGAACATCAGATGAACAGAATCAGAGACCAATAAATATATCAGTACACAATAGTACTGCTGTGAACAAGTGGTAGAATTTTCTGAAGTTACAAATCTGATGATTAAAGTGTACAAACAATAAATCCGATGATGAAGCCCAAAACTAATGATGATCAGAAATACACAAGCATGCTGCAATGAAGTAAAAAATCAACAGTAGTCTTTAAATAACGCTTGCAAGATTGTTTCTTCTTGAACATTGCAGGAGAGCTgcatatcatcatcatcatcattatattAAAGCAGAAGAGAATGCAACACTGGGGTAAAACCATTAGATAATAATAGAAAGTTGGATAAAGATTGTTAACTAAAAAATTTAGATCGGTATCAGTTGAAATATGACAATGCTTAAGAGTATTTGAAATTGAAGGGGATCTAAACCCATCGATGCTATGATTTGGGGAGAAACTGTTCGCCATATCAAAACAATGTCAGTTTTGCAAATCAGAAGGTGGAGTCACTTTTGGCTACGAGGGGTATCCTGGTTGCTCCTTTCAGAAAAAGGAGTTGTGCTTGTGCCGTCTTGTCTGGGGGAGCTTAATGCCACATTATTGCAGGGGCGGATCCACAGTAGCCATTGTTGTCACATGACATCAGTGACCTTGTAGAAGTACCACTACAATATCAGTGTATTACAACACAAGATCCTGCCATTATTGTATATAAACTTTTTTCTTCTTACATGAAAGGCAGAGCCTCCTGCCATTGcgctccttttttttctttttttcttttgcaaatCAGGACAGATAGAAGCCAATTCAATAAAAAAAAAGCAAACAAGCACCAAACTTGAAATAGGAGTAAAATCTTGCATGCTACTTCTAAATATTTGCTTGGGGCATGGGCACAATGGTAAGTTGAGCACAATTTAACTCTACGGTAGAGGGTGGCTAATGAGCGTTGCAGTTCACAGATGCTCTGCTCTTGGTCTCCCCAGCACAATTGGATACCATATAAGGTATTGGCTTACAACAGAACTCAAATGCCAGGTACACACCATTAGGTGTTCTAATGAAGCACCCAGAATTATCATGCAGAGGAGCTTGCGACTCCCATAATGTGAGCACAGCAAGATCCGGATAATGTAAACTACTTCTGATGACAAATTCTACCATGGAAACAGTACGGTGCAATTAACAGGCACATAAAAATGCAGTATCACATCCCAAGCAAATTGGCATAAGCAGAGGCAATTATAACATGCATTACAATGAATctataaaaaaaaaacacattcTGATTATTAGCATTGTGCACATCAATTTCATTTATATAAGGATGGCATGAGCTATTTTTTCAGAAAAGATTTGTGAGAATCCCAAATTAAGATATTTCAGGCACAAGCATAAACACATTGGGTACATTAGAAGCATACTATTCTACAACGGAAAACTATTCATCACCAGTTCAGTCAACTAAGATTTAGTTCAGAAGCAGATCTTCAAATGCCCCTCCCAGGCTCCCAGCAAGGCAGAACCCCCTCAAAACTGAAGAATCCTCAAATTCCTAAAACAGAGACTCCAAATGAAACCCAATACATCATCCACTAATGAACATGTCTTTAAGCAGTGATGGAGCCAGTAGGGGACTAGCAGGGGCCATGGACCCCTCATGACCCAATTTTTCTACTAAAGCCCATGAGGTTGAGAAGAACTTTAACATGTTAGTAATTTATTATCTTTGAATTAACTTatgcaacccccccccccctaatCCTAGCTCCAATCAGTTTCTAAAGATCGTAGTGCATCTCAAAAGAAAAGCTAAAACCAGAAACTAAAAATCTAACAAACACATAGTTGACGTAGCAGATGCTCACAAACACTAtccaaaaaaaagagagagaaatatTTGACTTCCCGTCCCCAGCTACTAGAAAGGTAAATAAATTACCCTATGTATCATCTAGGACAACCAAGCATCTCAAATGAGAGAAAATGGGAACACAGAATTTGATGTTGCATTATAGCAAAGGGTCACATACACTAAAAAACTGCTAGTTCCCTTCCCCAACTAGAAAGGCCGGTGACAATGAAGTAACAtaacatagtcataaaatattgcGGTATCATAAATAAAGCATATACTTCTCATAATGCAAAGTTGCAAACCAAATAATGTATGAACAGAATTTGCCAACACAGAACAAAGGTAGCTGACATTAAATTCGTAATACATTGACAGTTACATGTCATAAACCAATAAACTCCATCTCATCTAAGAAAAACTTGAGCACAATGCATTGCAAGGTACATTCAAATTTTAAAGACCTGCAATACCTCTGTGGTTCGTATGAAACAACGACAGTGTCTTAGCAAGCACATAAACAATCAACTAACAAGTCTATCACAGCAACCAACTGACTGTATCCTAATTTAAGGCCGAAATATTCGTTTACCTAACTCTTCCAATTTAGAGGTAAGCAGGACTGCTGAGGAATGGCAGTGCAGCGAGAGACATGAGCATCTCTGAGGAAGCATCACCCTTCCTGGCATGTTTTGCCCTCGCAAGCTGCAGCTGCATGTCCACAAAAGCCTGCATCCGCTTCAGTTCCAGATCCTTGAGGAACTTGATTCGCTGCCTCTCCATCTCCTCCGCGTGCCGCTGCTTAGCAGCTTCCATGCGCTCGTACATATCCGCGAAAGTCTCAATTGCCCTCGCTAGCTCCCCGAATCCACCGCTCCCGCTGATCATCTTCCTCTTGCTGCCAACAgccggagcagcagcagcagcagcaccggaGCCAGAAGATACAGAACGCGACGGCGACTGCTGAGAGCCTTCGTCATCGTCGTAGTCGTTGTTATTGTAGCCATCTTCCGAGTCGGACTCggcggcagcagcggcggcggccgcagCCGCCTTATGGATGAGGTTTGCGGAGGGGAGGTCGGAGCCACGGCGGTAATTGTGCAGCGGGAGCGCCAtggggagcggcggcggcgattgCGGCGACGGGGAGCGCGGCGGCGTCTGGCGCCTCCGGAAGACGGGCAGCGCGGCGCGCGGCGGGGACGGCTTCTTGCTGCCGGTGAGCGT from Sorghum bicolor cultivar BTx623 chromosome 3, Sorghum_bicolor_NCBIv3, whole genome shotgun sequence encodes the following:
- the LOC8068003 gene encoding trihelix transcription factor ASIL2; the encoded protein is MDGKLPPPNPNLPYREDCWSEGETAALVDAWGSRYLDLNRGSLRQPQWREVADAVNSRPGASARRRPPRTDIQCKNRVDTLKKKYKAERARGGPSPWAFYGQLDLLVGPTLTGSKKPSPPRAALPVFRRRQTPPRSPSPQSPPPLPMALPLHNYRRGSDLPSANLIHKAAAAAAAAAAESDSEDGYNNNDYDDDEGSQQSPSRSVSSGSGAAAAAAPAVGSKRKMISGSGGFGELARAIETFADMYERMEAAKQRHAEEMERQRIKFLKDLELKRMQAFVDMQLQLARAKHARKGDASSEMLMSLAALPFLSSPAYL